A genomic window from Deltaproteobacteria bacterium includes:
- a CDS encoding CopG family transcriptional regulator, whose amino-acid sequence MTKTQIYLPTAELAQLHRLAKQAGRSLADLIREAIRKTWLPQRTADTGPVALWPGAAKRSSNDHDSIYDERP is encoded by the coding sequence ATGACCAAAACACAGATCTATCTGCCGACCGCCGAGTTGGCTCAGTTGCATCGGCTGGCGAAACAGGCTGGTCGCAGCTTGGCCGATCTGATCCGGGAGGCCATCCGCAAGACGTGGCTGCCGCAGCGCACGGCCGACACCGGACCCGTTGCGCTCTGGCCGGGGGCTGCGAAGCGATCGTCGAACGACCACGACAGCATCTACGATGAGCGACCCTAA
- a CDS encoding PIN domain-containing protein, whose amino-acid sequence MRRPTPYFIDTSAWLALAIVGDPYHDRACAAWQTLVTEGSKAFTSVPVIIETFTFLDRNTTRQTALQWQAALGHVRRLRILECSLANMDRAWSWFLRKELHKLSAVDATSFTLMQQQRIARAFAFDVHFAMGGFTLVEA is encoded by the coding sequence ATGCGCCGGCCCACGCCTTATTTCATCGACACGAGCGCCTGGTTGGCGCTGGCGATCGTCGGCGACCCCTATCATGACCGCGCGTGCGCCGCGTGGCAGACGTTGGTCACCGAAGGAAGTAAGGCCTTCACCTCGGTCCCTGTGATCATCGAAACATTTACGTTTCTGGATCGCAACACCACACGGCAAACGGCATTGCAGTGGCAGGCGGCGCTGGGCCACGTGCGCCGCCTCCGGATCTTGGAATGTTCGCTCGCCAACATGGACCGAGCGTGGTCCTGGTTCCTGCGCAAAGAACTGCACAAACTGAGCGCCGTCGACGCCACCAGCTTTACGCTGATGCAGCAACAACGAATTGCCCGGGCCTTCGCCTTCGACGTCCATTTCGCGATGGGCGGCTTCACGTTAGTGGAGGCGTGA
- a CDS encoding DUF2283 domain-containing protein, which translates to MKLTYDPRYNVAYICLKEKTEQVETLQISDDLPIDIAPDGSVYGFELLNARQQLHADNGGKLTIINEEHGNTTEIALTP; encoded by the coding sequence ATGAAACTGACCTACGACCCGCGCTATAATGTTGCGTATATCTGCCTGAAAGAAAAGACGGAACAGGTCGAAACGTTGCAAATCAGCGATGATCTCCCCATTGATATCGCCCCCGATGGTTCCGTGTATGGTTTCGAGCTGCTCAATGCGCGACAACAGCTCCACGCGGACAACGGCGGCAAGCTGACGATCATTAATGAAGAACACGGCAACACCACGGAAATTGCGCTCACCCCGTAG
- a CDS encoding DUF2442 domain-containing protein: MHPRVRKVFPERNYQLRLQFVNGEERIFDMRPYLRYGVFQVLKDPKQFTAVQAVLGSIQWPGGQDLCPDTLYEESQPLSSRRRNKG, from the coding sequence ATGCACCCAAGAGTTCGCAAAGTGTTTCCGGAACGCAACTATCAGCTTCGGTTGCAATTTGTGAACGGTGAGGAGCGTATTTTCGATATGCGCCCTTATTTGCGGTATGGCGTCTTTCAAGTGTTGAAAGATCCGAAGCAGTTTACTGCGGTTCAAGCGGTGTTGGGGAGCATCCAATGGCCAGGAGGGCAAGATTTGTGTCCGGATACGTTGTATGAAGAAAGTCAGCCCCTCTCCTCACGTCGCCGTAACAAAGGATGA
- a CDS encoding DUF4160 domain-containing protein, protein MPVISVFYGIIVMLFFMDRKRHKKPHIHVKYQDAEAVFDIKLGKLLEGKLPIGKRRLVEAWMEIHRDELLADWELAVRGQQVFKIDPLK, encoded by the coding sequence ATGCCTGTCATATCGGTTTTTTATGGCATCATTGTTATGCTGTTTTTCATGGATCGGAAACGGCACAAAAAGCCGCATATCCATGTGAAATATCAAGACGCGGAGGCAGTGTTCGATATTAAATTAGGGAAATTATTGGAAGGGAAATTGCCGATTGGAAAACGAAGATTAGTGGAGGCCTGGATGGAAATCCATCGGGATGAATTGCTGGCCGATTGGGAGCTGGCCGTCCGGGGGCAGCAAGTCTTTAAAATTGATCCGCTCAAATAA
- a CDS encoding PIN domain-containing protein — protein MTVAFDTNILVYARREETAHHRQAKRLLARYAEGDAPWALPWPCVYEFLRVVTHPKVFHPPTPMSSALADIKHLLLAPSLMVLTETDRHFGVLDSLALAVNVQGNIVHDAHIAALLLEHGVDEILTADDDFRRFPRLKVTNPFR, from the coding sequence GTGACCGTCGCCTTCGATACGAACATTCTCGTCTATGCCAGGCGCGAAGAAACGGCACATCACCGTCAAGCAAAGCGATTATTGGCACGCTATGCAGAGGGCGATGCCCCGTGGGCTTTGCCGTGGCCTTGTGTGTATGAGTTCCTCCGCGTCGTGACGCATCCGAAGGTGTTTCATCCTCCAACGCCCATGTCCTCGGCGTTGGCGGATATCAAGCACTTGCTGTTGGCCCCGAGCCTGATGGTGTTGACCGAGACCGACCGTCATTTCGGTGTCCTCGATTCCCTCGCCCTCGCGGTAAATGTACAGGGCAATATTGTTCATGACGCCCACATCGCGGCGCTGCTGCTCGAGCACGGGGTGGACGAGATCCTCACTGCCGACGATGACTTCCGACGCTTCCCGCGTCTGAAAGTGACAAACCCGTTCCGCTAG
- a CDS encoding DUF2191 domain-containing protein translates to MARTTLVIDDDLFRMLKLRAAQQGATLREFVSALLRRALLPTKARIRYQLRWTTERGKVLPGVNLDDRDALFNLMEGR, encoded by the coding sequence ATGGCACGAACCACATTAGTGATCGACGACGACCTCTTCCGGATGCTGAAACTGCGAGCAGCGCAGCAGGGCGCGACATTGCGCGAATTTGTTTCTGCGTTGTTGCGGCGCGCGTTGCTCCCGACGAAGGCGCGCATACGATATCAATTGCGCTGGACCACGGAGCGCGGCAAAGTCCTGCCGGGCGTGAATCTGGATGATCGGGACGCGTTATTTAATCTGATGGAGGGGCGGTGA
- the nagZ gene encoding beta-N-acetylhexosaminidase: MTFKIGQLFMTGFQGTDVSPALEQLLQQEELAGVILFRRNIQSLDQLIGLTTRLRQAAGRPLLLAVDHEGGRVFRMPPPFTQIPPMARIGAAMHADPQLHLAYDVGRLMGRELAAAGLNVNFAPVLDINTNPDNPIIGDRAFAGNRDLVTRCSGELIRGLLEGGVIPCGKHFPGHGDTPEDSHKTMPILPHTWDRLRWMELAPFAAAIQQGVPLLMTAHVLYGVIDATAPVTLSKRAITGLLREELGFKGVIVTDDLEMGAIKQCCPPEEAAVRALAAGCDLNLICSSPEVTQRAMLRVNAAVESGELSTELLSQSALRIRTLATKHAASAADRACIGCREHRAVLAPFR; this comes from the coding sequence ATGACTTTCAAGATCGGACAACTGTTCATGACCGGCTTCCAAGGGACCGACGTGTCGCCTGCCCTCGAGCAGTTGTTGCAGCAAGAAGAACTCGCCGGCGTCATCCTGTTTCGTCGCAACATTCAGTCGCTCGATCAACTGATCGGGCTGACGACCCGTTTACGGCAAGCCGCCGGCCGTCCGCTGTTGCTGGCCGTCGACCACGAAGGCGGTCGTGTCTTTCGAATGCCGCCGCCGTTTACCCAAATTCCCCCGATGGCGCGGATTGGCGCCGCGATGCACGCCGACCCGCAGTTGCATTTGGCATACGACGTCGGACGGCTGATGGGCCGTGAACTGGCGGCCGCCGGTCTGAACGTGAACTTCGCTCCAGTGCTCGACATCAACACGAATCCCGACAATCCGATTATCGGCGATCGGGCGTTTGCGGGGAATCGCGATTTGGTCACGCGCTGCAGCGGCGAGCTGATCCGCGGTTTGCTCGAAGGCGGCGTGATCCCGTGCGGCAAACACTTTCCTGGCCATGGCGATACGCCGGAAGATTCCCACAAAACGATGCCGATCCTGCCGCACACCTGGGATCGTTTGCGCTGGATGGAACTCGCGCCGTTTGCCGCGGCGATCCAACAAGGCGTGCCACTGTTGATGACTGCGCATGTCTTGTACGGCGTGATCGACGCCACGGCCCCTGTCACACTTTCGAAGCGTGCGATCACCGGCCTGTTACGGGAAGAACTCGGCTTCAAAGGCGTGATCGTTACCGATGACCTCGAGATGGGCGCGATCAAACAATGCTGTCCTCCGGAAGAGGCCGCAGTACGTGCGTTGGCCGCCGGATGCGACTTGAACTTGATCTGCAGCAGTCCTGAAGTTACGCAACGTGCGATGCTGCGTGTCAACGCGGCCGTGGAGAGCGGCGAGCTCTCCACCGAACTCCTCTCCCAATCGGCGTTGCGGATCCGCACACTCGCTACCAAACACGCCGCGTCCGCCGCCGACCGCGCCTGCATCGGCTGCCGCGAGCACCGCGCGGTGCTGGCGCCATTCCGGTAA
- a CDS encoding rhomboid family intramembrane serine protease, with translation MASDWSLMTTRRCPASIAILILIAAAFLGLELTGGSESIPNLLRFGALAPTQVRAGEYWRLVTPIFLHIGWLHLLFNGYALLQLGALCETLLGWERYLLVFLLSGIGGTVASALLNGRAVSAGASGAVFGLGGFLLVVGLVKHARLPELARRSLVQGMLPFIGYNLLFGLINPRIDNMGHLGGLVTGALLGLIIRPGAAARWLRIACATVALATIGAAIGTQAWRGGRIDLVAIDRDVTFYIEFHNGVAQLVSRLAGELSPAAVEDMVQQARQWREKVAQHFQSAALEAERATGLQILDQLIAQLETIYRQLRDASANLDASAASLNATIENFFAWSEQMVAWARAHGYEIGPRGGGVPHRGGHSDDEVHEEESEGK, from the coding sequence GTGGCATCCGATTGGTCTCTAATGACGACCCGCCGCTGTCCCGCCAGCATCGCCATCCTGATCCTCATTGCGGCAGCCTTCTTGGGTCTGGAATTGACCGGGGGCTCAGAATCCATTCCGAATTTGCTGCGTTTCGGTGCGCTGGCACCGACGCAAGTCCGCGCCGGTGAATATTGGCGGCTGGTCACGCCGATTTTCCTCCATATCGGATGGTTGCATCTGCTCTTCAACGGCTATGCATTGCTGCAGTTAGGCGCGCTCTGCGAGACGCTGCTCGGCTGGGAACGCTATCTGCTCGTGTTCTTGCTGAGCGGTATCGGTGGGACCGTCGCGAGCGCGTTGCTGAACGGTCGCGCGGTTTCGGCCGGGGCCTCGGGCGCCGTCTTCGGCCTCGGAGGTTTTCTGTTAGTCGTCGGATTGGTCAAGCATGCGCGTTTGCCGGAGTTGGCACGGCGTTCGTTGGTGCAAGGGATGCTGCCGTTTATCGGCTATAACCTTCTCTTCGGACTGATTAATCCGCGCATCGACAACATGGGCCATTTAGGTGGCTTAGTCACGGGCGCATTGCTCGGTCTGATCATCAGACCCGGTGCGGCTGCGCGCTGGCTGCGCATCGCCTGTGCCACAGTGGCGCTGGCCACGATCGGCGCGGCGATCGGCACGCAGGCGTGGCGGGGTGGGCGCATCGATCTCGTCGCGATCGATCGCGACGTGACGTTTTATATCGAATTCCATAACGGTGTGGCGCAACTGGTCTCGCGGTTAGCGGGCGAACTCAGTCCGGCAGCCGTCGAAGATATGGTGCAGCAGGCGCGGCAGTGGCGCGAAAAAGTGGCGCAACATTTTCAATCGGCCGCGTTGGAGGCAGAGCGCGCGACCGGACTCCAGATCCTCGATCAACTGATTGCACAGCTCGAAACGATCTATCGACAACTGCGAGACGCGTCCGCGAACTTGGACGCATCCGCCGCGTCCCTGAACGCCACGATCGAAAACTTTTTCGCTTGGTCGGAGCAAATGGTTGCATGGGCCCGCGCGCATGGGTATGAGATCGGGCCACGGGGAGGGGGCGTACCCCATCGTGGTGGGCATAGTGATGACGAAGTCCATGAGGAGGAGTCTGAGGGAAAATAA